The Kocuria flava nucleotide sequence GGCCGAGGACACCGTGCGGGCCGCGGCGGCGGCCGCCGGGTGGCCCGTGCCCGAGCGCGTGGTCGTGGTCGTCCTCGCCGCGGACCGGCGGGTGGGGCTGCGCTCCCGGCTGGGCGACCGGGCGCTGCTGGCCTCCCGGCCGGGGGACGTGCTGGCCGTGGTCCCCGAGCCCGCGACCCCCTCCGGGCGGCGCGACCTCGGGCGTACCCTCACCGGGCGCGGCGCCGTGATCGGCCCGGCCCGGCCCTGGCACGCCGCCGCCGACTCCCTGCGCCTGGCGGTGCGGGCGCGGGATCTGCTGCAGCCGCGCGACCCCGGCGGGGAGGCGCCCCTGTGGGTCGCCGAGCACCTCGCGGAGCTGGTGCTCGGCGGCGAGCCGAGCGTGGTGGAGGACCTGGCGGCCCGGCGGCTGGCGCCGCTGGCGGAGCTGCGCCCGGCGCAGCGCGAGCGCCTCGGCGCCACCCTGCTGAGCTGGCTGGCCCACCACGGCCAGCGGGCGGCGATGGCCGAGGAGCTGGGCGTGCACGAGCAGACGGTCGGCTACCGGGTGAACCAGCTGCGCGAGGTCTTCGGGGAGGACCTGCGGGACCCGCAGGTGCGCTTCGAGCTCGAGCTGGTGCTGCGCGCGGGCCACCGCTGACGGGCGGGGGCCCGCCGGTGGGCCGCCCGGGGGTCCTCAGCCGGTGCGCCGGTAGGACTCCCGCTCCCGGGCGTCGTGGGCGACCTGCTCGGCGGCGGTGATGGCGCCGCCGCCGAGGTGCGCCGGCATCCACCAGGCCCCGGGCGCGGGGACCTCGGGGTAGCTCTGCGTGCAGCGGTCGATCCCCGCCTGCAGGGCGGCGCGCAGCCGCTCGGAGGCCGCGGCGGCGTCCTCGCCGGGGGCCACCCGCAGGAGCTCCCCGACGTGCACCCGCACGGGGGTGCGCCACACGTCGCGCAGCCGCAGCCGGCCCCGGCCGCGGGTGAGCATCCGGTGCCCGCCCCACACGGCCACGGGCGCGACCGGGGCGCCGGTCGCGGCGGCCAGCCGGACCGCGCCGGTGCGCAGGGGGCGCACGGTGAAGCTGCGGCTGACCCCGCCCTCCGGGAAGAGCGCCACGAACTCCCCGCGCCGCAGCTTCGCCAGGGCCTCGGCGAAGGCCGGGGCACCGGCGGCGCGGTCGACGACGACGTGGTCGCACAGCCGGCAGACGGCGGTGACGAGCGCGCTGCCGGTGTGCTTGCGGGTGATGAGGAACCGGCTGTGGGCGCGCAGCCGCCGCCAGAGCACGAGCTCGGCGAAGACGAAGTCGAGGTAGCCGAAGTGGGTCACGGCCACGACCGCGCCGTGGCCGGGCCGCACCTCGTGGTGCAGCCCGCGCACGACCTGGTCGCGGGGGAGGTTCTCCTCGCCGGTGACCAGCACCGGCACGCGCAGCAGCCGCACCGCGGCCGCTCCGGCCAGCACGATCGCGCGGTAGGCGTGCCTGCTGGGGCGCAGGATCGGGACCACGGTCCCTCCTCGGGGGCGGGCCCGTGGTGCCGCGGGCCGGGGACGGTCTGTCCGGGTCATCCTAGACCCGGCGGCCCACCCCCGCCGGACGGTGCGGAAAGCCCCCGTACCGCCCCGGTCCGGGGCTCGGTACGCTGGCGGGACAGCGCCCCGGCGCGACCCGTCCCGCGGCGCCCGCCCCGTGCCCGGCAGCGGGCACCCGTTCCCAGGAGACCCCCATGTCCTACGTCCCGCCCGCCGCGTCCCCGCCCCCGACGGGGGCCCAGGGGGACGAGCGCACCCTGGCGATCCTCACCCACCTCTCCGGCCTGATCGGCGCGCTGGTCTCCGCCGGCTGGCTGGGCTTCGTGGGCCCCCTCGTGGTGTGGCTGGTCTACAGGGACCGCAGCCCGTTCCTGCGGGCGAGCGCCGCGGGCTCGTTCAACTTCAACCTGTCGATGTGGCTGCTCAACGCCCTCGCGTTCGTGTGCTTCGCGACGATCCTGCTGATCCCGGTCGCGATCGTGCTGTGGGTCGTGGCCTTCGTGATGCTCGTGGTCCTGCACGTCCTGGCGGTGCTGCGCGCCAACCGGGGCGAGGTCTACCCCTACCCCCTGCAGGTCCCGGTCCTGCGCTGAGCCCCGCCGCGCCGGGCCGGGGCTCAGGGGATCCCGACGAGCCCGGTGCGGTAGGCCGCGATGACGGCCTGCACCCGGTCGCGCACCCCCAGCTTCGTGAGGACGTGGCTCAGGTGGGACTTCACGGTGGGCTCCGAGAGGTAGAGCTGCGCCGCGATCTCCTTGTTGCTCAGTCCCTCGCAGAGCAGCTCGAGCACGGTCAGCTCGCGCTCCGAGAGCGCCCGGCGCAGCGCGGCGGCCCCGGCGGGCCCGTCCGCCCGGGCCCGCGGGGCCGGGGGATCGGCGACCACGCTGCGGATGAGGGTCGCCGCGACCCCGCGCGAGACGGCCGACTCCCCGGCGAGCACCGCCCGCACGGCCCCCACGATCTCGTGCGGTTCCGAGTCCTTGAGCACGTACCCGCTCGCGCCCGCCCGCAGCGCCGGGATCACCCAGTCCTCCGAGGAGAACGTGGTCACGGCCAGCACGCGGGTCGCAGGGAACTCGCCCGTGATCGCCCGGGTCGCCTCGACGCCGTCGAGCACCGGCATCTGCAGGTCCATGAGCACGAGGTCCGGGCGCAGCGCCCGGCACTGGGCCACGGCGGTCCGGCCGTCCTGGGCCTCGCCGACGACGACCAGGTCCTCCTCGTGGTCGATGAACACCCGCAGGGCCCCGAGCATCAGGCGCTGGTCGTCGACGACCAGGACCTTCGCGGGCCCGGCCGAATCCTCATGCATGCTCATGTTCCCCATGGTACGGGGAGGACCCCGGCCCGCCGCGGGCGGCCCCGCGCGGGGTCCGTCTCCTCCGTCCGGAGGAGACGGACCCCGACGAACGGATGAGGCGCCGCCGCGGGCGGGTGCGGCAGGATCGGGGTGCGCCCGCCCGCGCACCCCTCCCCGCTCCCGGAAGGCCCCCCCATGACGCACCGCCGCACCCTCACCGCCCTGCTCCTGGCCGCCGCCCTGGTCGGCGGGGGCGCCGCCCCGGCGACCGCGGCCCCGGCGCGCTGGGACAGCTACCACGGCACGTGGTGCAGCTTCCTCCTGCTGCGGTGGTGCTGACCCGCCCGCTGCGCCCGGAGGGCCCGGGTCCCGGCGGTCCCCGCGGCTATCATCCGTGGGTGAGCGCCTCCCCGCACCCCCCGCACGACGACCCCGCGGCGGGCACCCGCCCGCCCGGCCCGGGACTGCTGCCGCCCGGCTTCGCCGACCGGCGACCCTTCCACCGGTGGGTGCAGGTCGGCCTGTTCGTCCTCGTGGGCATCAACGGCCTCGACGGGGCCCGCGTCGTGCTGCGCGGCCCGGGGCTGGGCTTCGGGGACCAGGACTACGAGCTGCTGCTGCTCGCCGTGGAGGCGTGCACGATCGTGGTGCTGGCGCTGCGGCCCAGCTGGACCTGGGTGCCCCTGGCCGCGCTGCTCGCGCTGCTGCTCCCCCTGGAGAACCCGGGCAGCTACGTGGTCCTGGTGCCCCTGCTCCTGGCCTTCGCCGCCTACGCCGCCGCCCTGCCGGGGCTGGGGCTGGCCCTGGCCGCCGTGCTCGTGTGGCAGGTCGCCTGGTCCGCGGGGTTCTCCGCGGTCGGGCCCCGCTTCCTGTGGAGCTACGTCCCGCTCACGCTCGTGCTCACGCTGCCCGGGCTGGTCCTGCGGTCCCTGAGCGCCCAGCGGGAGCGGGACCGGGCCGAGCTCGCGGCGGCCGAGGAGAGCACGGGCCGGGCGCTCGAGCAGCAGCGGCTCGAGCTGGCCCGGGAGCTGCACGACATCATCGCCCACGACCTCACCGTCATCGCGATGCAGGCCCGCTCGGGGGCCTACGCGGAGGACCCCGCGGTGATGCGGGAGACCCTGGGGGTGGTCGGCGACTCCTCCCGGGCCGCGCTGCGCGACCTCCGGCGGCTGCTGCAGGTGATGCGCTCGGGCCAGGACGAGGGAACGGCCGGCGAGGTCGAGGGGGCCGTCGCGGCGGACCCGCGCAGCGACCTCGAGGACGTCGCCGAGGCGCTCGCGGAGGTGGGCGTGCCGGTGCGCACCCGCTGCGAGGGCCCCCTGGCGCGGATCCCCGACAGCGTGCGCCCGACCGTCCGCCGGGTGCTGCGCGAGGCCGCGACCAACGTCATGAAGCACGCCCCGGGCACGACCTCCTGCGTGCTGTCGGTCGTCGTGGACGGCACGGACGTGCACGTCGAGGTCGGCAACACCGCCGGCGAGCGGACGGGACCGCGCTTCCCCGCCTCCGGCTTCGGGCTCACCGGCCTGCGCGAGCGCGTGCACCTGCTGGGCGGCCGGCTCTCAGCGGGCCCCACCGCCGAGGGCTGGCGGGTCCGGGCGAGCATCCCGCTGACCGCCGCCGCGGTGTGAGAGCACCACGGCCGCCACGAGCACCAGCAGTGCCGCGCTGAGGCCGTCGAAGCCGATCCGCGCCAGCACGGGGCCCGCGAGCGCCCCGCCCGCCGCCCCGGCCAGGTTCATCAGCAGGTCGGAGACGCCCTGCAGCTTCGGACGGTCCGGGGCCGCCACGGCCTCGGCCACGAGCGCCGAGCCGGCGACCGTGGACGCGGACCAGCCCAGGCCCAGGAGCACCAGCGCCGCGGTCACGAGCACGGGGGAGCCTGCGCCCAGCCAGGCCAGGACGAGGGCGGCGACGAACATCGCCTGACCGGCCAGGATCACGGGCCGGCGCCCGGCCCGGTCGGCGAACCGGCCGAAGACGGGGGACAGGGCGTACATGCCCGCCACGTGCAGGCTGATGGTCAGGCCCACGACGCTGAGCGAGGCCCCGTGCCCGGACAGGTGCACCGGGGTCATCGACATCAGCGCGACCATGGTGGCGTGGCTCAGGGCCACGGTCAGCACCGCCCGGCGGGCCGGGGCGGAGGATCGCAGCACCGCCAGCCCGCCGCCGGGGGAGGGCCGGTCCCGCCCCGCGGCCTCGCCGTCGGCCGCCGCCAGCAGCAGCGGGTCCGGGCGCAGCGCCGTGAGGTAGACGAGCGCGCCGACCGACTGGGCGGCCAGGGCGATCACGAACCCGCCCGTCAGCGGCGGCAGCCCCAGGGCCCGCCCGATCAGCTCGCCCGGCTCGAAGAGGTTGGGCCCCAGCACCGCCCCGACCGTCGTCGACCACACGACCAGGGACAGGTCCCGGGCGCGGGTGTCGTCGGCGGCCAGGTCGGTCGCGGCGAAGCGGGACTGCAGGTTCAGGGCCGACCCCGCGCCCAGCAGGGCCAGGCCCGCGAGCAGCACCGGGAAGCTGCCCAGCACCGCGGCGCCGATCGTGACCGCCGCCCCGGCCACGGCGGTCAGCGCCCCGGTGCTCAGCGAGATCCGGCGCCCGCGCGCCTGGGCGAGGCGGGCCAGGGGGACGGCCAGCAGGGCCGCGCCGAGGGTGTTCATGGTCGCGGCCATCCCGGACCAGGCGGAGGAGCCGGAGACCTCGGTGGCCAGCAGCGCGCCGAGCGCGAGCGTGGCCCCGACCCCCAGTCCGCCGAGGACCTGGCCGAGGGCGAGGACGCGGACCACCCGGCGCTGGAGGGCGCGGCGGTCGACGGTGGTGTTCGTGGTGCGCATGACCGCCATGGTATGCCCCCGGGGGTACGTCCCGGCCGCGGGGGAGCGGGATGTGCTTCCATGCAGGGCATGGCCCCCGCAGCGCACCCCGACCCCTCCGACCTCGTCGTCGGCCCCGACGGCCTCGCCCGGCCCCGCTGGGCCGCGGCCGACCCGCTGCTGCGGGAGTACTACGACACGGAGTGGGGGATGCCGGTGCGCGACGAGCGGGGACTCTACGAGCGGATCTGCCTCGAGGGCTTCCAGTCCGGACTGTCCTGGGCGACCATCCTGCGCAAGCGCCCCGCCTTCCGCGCCGCCTTCGCGGGCTTCGACCCGGACGCGGTCGCGGCCTTCGGGGCCGACGACGTCGAGCGGCTGCTGGCCGACGCCGGCATCGTGCGCCACCGCGGGAAGATCGAGGCGGCGATCGGCAACGCCCGGGCCACGGTGGCCCTGCGCGCGGACGGCGGGCTGCCCCGCCTCGTGTGGTCCTTCCGCCCCGCCGCCACCCCCGCGCCCCGCACCGCCGCCGAGGTCCCGACCCGCTCCCCGGAGTCGGAGGCGCTGGCCCGGGCGCTGCGGGACCGCGGCTTCCGCTTCGTGGGCCCGACCACCGCGCACGCCCTGATGGAGGCCGTCGGGCTGGTGGACACCCACCTCGTGGGCAGCCACCGCCGCGGCAGCTCGGGCGTGTGGCCCGCCCCGCCGGAGGGTGCGTAGGATCGCTGGCACCGGCCCGTTCCCGTCCCCGCAGGAGGCCCCGATGTACGACAACAGCCGCCAGCGCAGCGCCGTGCTCCCGCTGGTGCTCACCACCGTGGGCTCGGTCCTCGTGGGCATGGTCGCGCGCCGGGTCCGCCAGGAGCGGGCCGCCCGCGACGGGGTCCCGGGCGGCCGGCGGGCCGCGGCCCGGGACCGCCGGCTGCGCTCCCGCCGCGCCCGCGGTCCCGTCCTGTGAGCGCCCCGGGCGGCGCCGGCGGGCGCCCGATCAGCTGGGTCGACGTCTTCTCGGCGCGGCCGCTGGGCGGCAACCCCCTCGCCGTCGTGCACGCGGCCGAGGGCCTCGACGACGAGCGGATGGCACGCCTGGCCCGGTGGACCAACCTGTCCGAGACCACGTTCGTGCTGCCCCCGCGGGACCCGGGCGCCGACTACCGGGTGCGGATCTTCACCCCCGGCGGGGAGCTGCCCTTCGCCGGGCACCCGACCCTCGGCACCGCCTCCGCGTGGCTGGCCCGGGGCGGGCGGCCCGCGGGGGAGGAGATCGTCCAGGAGTGCCCGGCCGGGCTCGTGCGGATCCGCCGCACCGGGCAGCGCCTGGCCTTCGCCGCGCCCCCGCTGGTGCGCTACGAGCCGGTCGGCGACGAGCAGCTGCTCGGGCGCATCGCCCGCTCGCTGCGGCTGGGGCGCGAGCAGCTGCTCGAGGCCTCGTGGCTGGACAACGGGCCCGGCTGGATCGGCGTGCGCCTGGCCGACGCCGCCGCCGTGCTGGCGGTCCGCCCCGACTGGACGGCCATGGCCGGGCTCAAGCTCGGGCTGGTCGGGGCCCACCCCGAGGGCGCCGAGTGCGCCGTGGAGGTCCGCGCCCTCGTCGGCGACTGGGTCGTCGAGGACCCCGTCACGGGCAGCCTCAACGCGGGGCTGGGCCGCTGGCTCACCGACCGTGGCTGGGCCCCGGACGACTACGTCGCCGCCCAGGGCACCGTCCTGGGGCGCAGCGGCCGGGTCCACGTCCGGCGCGAGGGCGCCGAGGTGTGGGTCGGCGGGCACGTGCGCTCCGTGGTCGAGGGCGTGCTCGAGCTGCCGGACGAGGACGAGGACGAGGAGGAGCGGTCGTGAGCGTGCGCGAGCTGCGGGCCGAGCCGGTCACCGGCGCCGTCGCCCACCACGGGGAGGGCCCCTGCTGGTCCCCGTCGTGGGGCGGGCTGCGGTGGGTCGACATGCTGGCCGGCGACGTCCTGAGCCTCGGCGCCGACGGGCGGGTGCGCCGCACGCACGTCGCCGACGTCGTGGCCTGCGTGCGGCCCCGGACCCGCGGCGGCGCGGTGCTCGCCGTCGCGCGGGGG carries:
- a CDS encoding lysophospholipid acyltransferase family protein — translated: MVPILRPSRHAYRAIVLAGAAAVRLLRVPVLVTGEENLPRDQVVRGLHHEVRPGHGAVVAVTHFGYLDFVFAELVLWRRLRAHSRFLITRKHTGSALVTAVCRLCDHVVVDRAAGAPAFAEALAKLRRGEFVALFPEGGVSRSFTVRPLRTGAVRLAAATGAPVAPVAVWGGHRMLTRGRGRLRLRDVWRTPVRVHVGELLRVAPGEDAAAASERLRAALQAGIDRCTQSYPEVPAPGAWWMPAHLGGGAITAAEQVAHDARERESYRRTG
- a CDS encoding PhzF family phenazine biosynthesis protein codes for the protein MSAPGGAGGRPISWVDVFSARPLGGNPLAVVHAAEGLDDERMARLARWTNLSETTFVLPPRDPGADYRVRIFTPGGELPFAGHPTLGTASAWLARGGRPAGEEIVQECPAGLVRIRRTGQRLAFAAPPLVRYEPVGDEQLLGRIARSLRLGREQLLEASWLDNGPGWIGVRLADAAAVLAVRPDWTAMAGLKLGLVGAHPEGAECAVEVRALVGDWVVEDPVTGSLNAGLGRWLTDRGWAPDDYVAAQGTVLGRSGRVHVRREGAEVWVGGHVRSVVEGVLELPDEDEDEEERS
- a CDS encoding sensor histidine kinase codes for the protein MSASPHPPHDDPAAGTRPPGPGLLPPGFADRRPFHRWVQVGLFVLVGINGLDGARVVLRGPGLGFGDQDYELLLLAVEACTIVVLALRPSWTWVPLAALLALLLPLENPGSYVVLVPLLLAFAAYAAALPGLGLALAAVLVWQVAWSAGFSAVGPRFLWSYVPLTLVLTLPGLVLRSLSAQRERDRAELAAAEESTGRALEQQRLELARELHDIIAHDLTVIAMQARSGAYAEDPAVMRETLGVVGDSSRAALRDLRRLLQVMRSGQDEGTAGEVEGAVAADPRSDLEDVAEALAEVGVPVRTRCEGPLARIPDSVRPTVRRVLREAATNVMKHAPGTTSCVLSVVVDGTDVHVEVGNTAGERTGPRFPASGFGLTGLRERVHLLGGRLSAGPTAEGWRVRASIPLTAAAV
- a CDS encoding PucR family transcriptional regulator, which encodes MERAEQRSPAGRADRELPWTSLPPALTPLLVPHLPAVSEELLAGVRLDVPVYARPMEGVFGDSIRRGVEVALTRFLQLPGTQQPALMGDARRVYEGLGRGEVREGRPMDALFAAYRSGARTTLRSFSRVAMDAGFEASVLIALAESVFAYIEELSAASAEGYAQEQSERAGERDRRLDALADLLVRGHAAEDTVRAAAAAAGWPVPERVVVVVLAADRRVGLRSRLGDRALLASRPGDVLAVVPEPATPSGRRDLGRTLTGRGAVIGPARPWHAAADSLRLAVRARDLLQPRDPGGEAPLWVAEHLAELVLGGEPSVVEDLAARRLAPLAELRPAQRERLGATLLSWLAHHGQRAAMAEELGVHEQTVGYRVNQLREVFGEDLRDPQVRFELELVLRAGHR
- a CDS encoding MFS transporter, with product MAVMRTTNTTVDRRALQRRVVRVLALGQVLGGLGVGATLALGALLATEVSGSSAWSGMAATMNTLGAALLAVPLARLAQARGRRISLSTGALTAVAGAAVTIGAAVLGSFPVLLAGLALLGAGSALNLQSRFAATDLAADDTRARDLSLVVWSTTVGAVLGPNLFEPGELIGRALGLPPLTGGFVIALAAQSVGALVYLTALRPDPLLLAAADGEAAGRDRPSPGGGLAVLRSSAPARRAVLTVALSHATMVALMSMTPVHLSGHGASLSVVGLTISLHVAGMYALSPVFGRFADRAGRRPVILAGQAMFVAALVLAWLGAGSPVLVTAALVLLGLGWSASTVAGSALVAEAVAAPDRPKLQGVSDLLMNLAGAAGGALAGPVLARIGFDGLSAALLVLVAAVVLSHRGGGQRDARPDPPALGGGAR
- a CDS encoding response regulator; this translates as MSMHEDSAGPAKVLVVDDQRLMLGALRVFIDHEEDLVVVGEAQDGRTAVAQCRALRPDLVLMDLQMPVLDGVEATRAITGEFPATRVLAVTTFSSEDWVIPALRAGASGYVLKDSEPHEIVGAVRAVLAGESAVSRGVAATLIRSVVADPPAPRARADGPAGAAALRRALSERELTVLELLCEGLSNKEIAAQLYLSEPTVKSHLSHVLTKLGVRDRVQAVIAAYRTGLVGIP
- a CDS encoding DUF4870 domain-containing protein, giving the protein MSYVPPAASPPPTGAQGDERTLAILTHLSGLIGALVSAGWLGFVGPLVVWLVYRDRSPFLRASAAGSFNFNLSMWLLNALAFVCFATILLIPVAIVLWVVAFVMLVVLHVLAVLRANRGEVYPYPLQVPVLR
- a CDS encoding DNA-3-methyladenine glycosylase I; the protein is MAPAAHPDPSDLVVGPDGLARPRWAAADPLLREYYDTEWGMPVRDERGLYERICLEGFQSGLSWATILRKRPAFRAAFAGFDPDAVAAFGADDVERLLADAGIVRHRGKIEAAIGNARATVALRADGGLPRLVWSFRPAATPAPRTAAEVPTRSPESEALARALRDRGFRFVGPTTAHALMEAVGLVDTHLVGSHRRGSSGVWPAPPEGA